One genomic segment of Sphingobium herbicidovorans includes these proteins:
- the fixJ gene encoding response regulator FixJ, which yields MTVSEAIVYVIDDDDGARHSLEFLLDCAGIRVRSFASADAFLASSPPLSGACIVTDVRMPGRNGIELVEELRRRGANVPVIVITGHADVPLAVQAMHAGVADFIEKPFDDEVMLSSIRKALIRQAGDDQAQAEKQSINDRIASLSPRELEVMEGLVAGHANKAIAFDLEISARTVEVYRANVMMKMQVKTLSELVRMVTLARLG from the coding sequence ATGACGGTGAGTGAAGCGATCGTTTACGTCATCGACGATGATGACGGGGCGCGTCATTCGCTGGAGTTCCTGCTCGACTGCGCGGGAATACGGGTGCGCTCCTTTGCTTCCGCCGACGCCTTCCTCGCCTCGTCCCCGCCGCTGTCAGGCGCCTGCATCGTCACGGACGTCCGGATGCCCGGCCGCAACGGCATTGAACTGGTGGAGGAGCTGAGGCGGCGTGGTGCAAATGTGCCGGTCATCGTCATCACCGGCCATGCCGATGTGCCGCTCGCCGTACAGGCAATGCATGCAGGGGTGGCTGACTTCATCGAGAAGCCATTCGATGATGAGGTGATGCTGTCGTCGATCCGCAAGGCGCTTATCCGGCAGGCCGGGGACGATCAGGCGCAGGCGGAGAAGCAGTCGATAAATGACCGGATCGCCAGCCTCAGCCCGCGCGAGCTGGAGGTGATGGAAGGACTGGTTGCGGGACACGCCAACAAGGCGATCGCCTTTGACTTGGAGATCAGCGCCAGGACGGTCGAGGTTTATCGTGCGAATGTGATGATGAAGATGCAGGTCAAGACCCTTTCGGAACTCGTCCGCATGGTGACGCTGGCAAGATTGGGCTAA
- a CDS encoding site-specific integrase has translation MSSYLSQVPANSLRQRMIDDMNMRRYSRETQRNYVRDVARFATYLGRPPDTATAEDLRQFQIDQRASGMGVPTMNSIVAALRFFFTHIRQRTTLLRTVASLANGGRASHALRLLGNNVIESQNPAKDTADRWLGLSPQDRERTAVFASGRDARAAINMRIQEGLVAEGSLRGEAIEVMVYERVNLTREELRYAKSYREGQTLEVTRGGMRDIGLNAGRYDVTKVHANGKIDLRKGGQRVLFDPRKLSPQETRDRLQLSEKKIVQIREGDRVRWTANDKPRDLHNAAIATVVAVDQNAVTVETASRQRLTLGLSDPMLSRLDLAYSLNMHMAQGITTDKAITVMASYEMNLSNQRLFNVGVTRVRDELTMIVDDKAKLERQLASNRGNKTSALETTGRLNIDNMAEGGRGRSRRGQDLGLPDGFKAGASDHAEYPTVAGKGGPRSDEQGRIARDRAENLAVLPERSLGLDL, from the coding sequence ATGAGCAGCTATCTTTCCCAAGTTCCCGCCAACTCGCTACGCCAGCGCATGATCGACGACATGAACATGCGTCGATATTCGCGGGAGACACAGCGCAACTATGTTCGCGATGTCGCGCGGTTCGCAACCTATCTGGGGCGGCCGCCAGACACCGCGACAGCCGAAGACCTGCGGCAGTTCCAGATCGATCAGCGGGCTTCGGGCATGGGCGTGCCGACCATGAACAGCATCGTCGCGGCGCTGCGCTTCTTTTTCACGCATATCCGCCAGCGCACGACGCTGCTGCGAACGGTTGCGTCACTGGCCAATGGCGGAAGAGCGAGCCATGCCCTTCGCCTGCTGGGGAATAACGTCATCGAGTCGCAGAATCCGGCGAAAGATACCGCCGATCGCTGGCTTGGCCTTTCGCCCCAAGATCGGGAGCGTACGGCCGTGTTCGCGTCGGGTAGAGACGCCCGGGCAGCGATCAACATGCGCATCCAGGAGGGCCTTGTTGCTGAAGGATCGCTGCGTGGCGAGGCGATCGAGGTCATGGTCTATGAGCGGGTCAATCTCACCCGGGAGGAGCTTCGCTATGCGAAGAGCTACCGCGAGGGTCAGACACTGGAGGTCACGCGCGGCGGGATGCGGGATATAGGCCTGAACGCGGGACGCTATGACGTCACCAAGGTCCATGCCAATGGCAAGATCGACCTTCGTAAGGGCGGCCAGCGCGTCCTTTTCGATCCGCGAAAGCTCTCCCCACAGGAGACACGTGATCGCCTTCAGCTTTCCGAAAAGAAGATTGTTCAGATTCGCGAGGGCGATCGCGTCCGCTGGACCGCAAATGACAAACCGCGTGATCTCCATAACGCCGCCATCGCGACGGTGGTCGCCGTGGACCAGAATGCGGTCACTGTCGAAACGGCTTCGCGGCAGCGGCTGACCCTGGGCCTTTCCGATCCGATGCTGTCGCGCTTGGACCTGGCCTACAGCCTCAACATGCACATGGCGCAGGGCATCACCACCGACAAAGCCATCACCGTGATGGCTAGCTATGAAATGAACCTCTCCAATCAGCGCTTGTTCAATGTAGGCGTCACCCGCGTGCGCGACGAGCTGACCATGATCGTGGATGACAAGGCCAAGCTGGAGCGTCAGCTCGCCAGCAATCGCGGCAACAAGACGTCGGCGCTGGAAACCACAGGGCGGCTCAATATCGACAATATGGCGGAAGGTGGACGTGGGCGATCACGTCGGGGCCAGGATCTTGGCCTTCCTGACGGTTTCAAAGCAGGAGCGAGCGATCACGCGGAATATCCGACGGTTGCAGGCAAGGGCGGGCCGCGCAGCGATGAGCAGGGGCGTATCGCAAGGGATCGCGCTGAGAATCTCGCAGTGCTTCCCGAGCGAAGCCTGGGTCTCGATCTTTGA
- a CDS encoding type II toxin-antitoxin system VapC family toxin gives MYLLDTTILSDLVRHPQGVIGGHIAQGTTETIVTSIIVASELRFGAERRGSERLTAQLEGILKRLPVLPLEDDADRHYGVLRAELERQGKPIGGNDMFIAAHALARDATLVTDDGREFERMPGLRVENWLRLPDV, from the coding sequence ATGTACCTTCTCGACACCACCATTCTCTCGGATCTGGTCCGGCATCCACAGGGTGTAATCGGCGGGCATATCGCGCAGGGGACTACTGAGACCATTGTCACGAGCATCATTGTCGCTAGCGAACTGCGGTTCGGGGCGGAGCGCAGGGGATCAGAGCGGTTGACGGCGCAGTTGGAAGGGATTCTCAAACGTCTGCCTGTGCTGCCGCTGGAGGACGATGCGGATCGCCACTATGGGGTTCTTCGTGCGGAGCTGGAACGTCAAGGCAAACCGATCGGCGGAAATGATATGTTCATTGCCGCTCATGCCCTGGCACGCGACGCTACGCTCGTGACCGACGATGGCCGGGAGTTTGAGCGGATGCCGGGATTGCGCGTCGAGAACTGGCTTCGCTTGCCCGACGTGTAG
- a CDS encoding DUF6771 family protein produces MDENTTDMILRVIERAPQWVRHELEAKDPSARKRAEETLAAMIADALANGAGAQPLD; encoded by the coding sequence ATGGACGAGAATACCACTGACATGATTTTGCGAGTGATAGAACGCGCGCCACAATGGGTCCGGCATGAGCTGGAGGCCAAGGACCCCAGCGCACGCAAGCGCGCCGAAGAAACCCTGGCGGCAATGATTGCTGATGCGCTCGCGAATGGAGCTGGCGCGCAGCCTTTGGATTGA